Proteins from one Longimicrobiaceae bacterium genomic window:
- a CDS encoding PASTA domain-containing protein encodes MNSLEDQAPPADPGDRRRRGLRRAAIVAAAAFVVGYLLAALAMWIGSPGRSVVTVPNFRELPFSEARDIAERNDLVLELADSLPHTEMDRGQVLTQSPLPGQEVPPGTPVHVIVSSGRARLSIPQVAGLSQEQALQVLEASGIRAVVQGVNDQRRRGLVVGTDPAAGSVVAIPARVRLLVSIGPPMVAVPDVLGMRLDSVGPVLGAAGLRVGEVTRQVRFLGLEGEIVSQQPAAGDSVPEGSAVDLTVTTSRLELLSPEEQGVPDEDGEFR; translated from the coding sequence TTGAACTCTCTGGAGGACCAAGCACCACCCGCCGATCCCGGCGATCGACGACGGCGCGGCCTGCGCAGGGCCGCGATCGTTGCCGCCGCCGCGTTCGTCGTCGGTTACCTCCTGGCGGCGCTGGCGATGTGGATCGGCTCACCCGGCCGTTCGGTGGTGACGGTCCCGAACTTTCGCGAGCTGCCTTTTTCAGAGGCCCGCGATATCGCGGAGCGGAACGATCTGGTGCTGGAGCTGGCTGACTCGCTGCCGCACACTGAGATGGACCGGGGTCAGGTGCTCACTCAGAGTCCGCTACCTGGCCAGGAGGTGCCGCCGGGCACGCCGGTGCACGTCATCGTCAGCTCGGGACGGGCGCGGCTTTCCATCCCCCAGGTCGCCGGACTGTCGCAGGAGCAGGCGCTGCAGGTGCTCGAGGCCAGTGGGATTCGGGCCGTGGTGCAGGGGGTGAACGACCAGCGGCGGCGCGGGCTGGTGGTGGGCACCGACCCGGCTGCGGGATCAGTCGTCGCCATCCCGGCGCGGGTGCGGCTCCTGGTGAGCATCGGCCCGCCCATGGTGGCAGTGCCGGATGTGCTTGGGATGAGGTTGGATTCGGTTGGCCCCGTGCTCGGCGCCGCCGGACTGCGGGTCGGGGAGGTCACCCGACAGGTTCGCTTCCTCGGTCTGGAAGGGGAGATCGTGTCGCAGCAGCCGGCCGCGGGTGACAGCGTACCCGAGGGCTCGGCCGTGGATCTCACCGTCACGACCAGCCGGCTCGAGCTGCTCAGTCCGGAAGAGCAGGGCGTACCCGACGAGGACGGAGAATTTCGATGA
- the tsaD gene encoding tRNA (adenosine(37)-N6)-threonylcarbamoyltransferase complex transferase subunit TsaD: MSQADQPDGLITLGVETSCDETSAAILRGETELLGHVILSQDIHRLYGGVVPELASRAHLRALDTVVETTLAEAGVQVDQIDLVGVTAGPGLIGALLVGVSWGKGLAWALERPVVGVHHMEAHLFATQLENPAAQPPFVALLVSGGHTLLLWVPAWGEYHLLGSTRDDAAGEAFDKAAKLLGLPYPGGPAIEREASRGDGDRYRLPRPLLTRRAREGDAGYYDFSFSGLKTALREKIREVTRERPLEEAVPDLAAAFQDSVVEVLVTKTMRAVRSRGCKRVVLGGGVANSRALRRALQAELGEEGELYYPSPRLATDNAAMIARAARFHYDRGEIFGLDLNADASLPFPGLVKGG, from the coding sequence ATGAGCCAAGCGGACCAGCCGGATGGCCTGATCACGCTGGGAGTCGAGACCTCCTGTGACGAGACCTCCGCAGCCATCCTGCGCGGAGAGACGGAGTTGCTGGGGCACGTCATCCTCTCGCAGGACATTCATCGACTGTACGGAGGCGTAGTTCCGGAACTGGCCTCACGCGCCCACTTGCGCGCGCTCGACACGGTGGTCGAGACGACGTTGGCGGAGGCGGGGGTGCAGGTGGACCAGATCGACCTCGTCGGCGTCACCGCGGGGCCCGGACTGATCGGAGCGCTGCTGGTCGGTGTGTCGTGGGGGAAGGGGCTCGCCTGGGCGCTGGAGCGGCCGGTGGTCGGCGTGCACCACATGGAGGCCCACCTCTTCGCCACGCAGCTCGAGAATCCCGCGGCACAACCGCCCTTCGTGGCGCTGCTCGTGTCGGGCGGACACACGCTGCTGCTCTGGGTGCCTGCCTGGGGGGAGTACCACCTGCTCGGCTCGACCCGCGACGACGCCGCTGGCGAGGCCTTCGACAAGGCCGCCAAACTGCTCGGGTTGCCGTACCCCGGCGGACCGGCGATCGAGCGTGAAGCGAGCCGTGGCGACGGCGATCGCTATCGGCTTCCACGACCGCTTCTGACCCGCCGCGCACGTGAAGGCGATGCGGGGTATTATGATTTTTCGTTCAGCGGGCTGAAGACCGCGCTGCGGGAGAAGATCCGGGAGGTGACCCGGGAGCGTCCGCTGGAGGAGGCCGTGCCCGACCTGGCCGCCGCGTTCCAGGATTCGGTCGTGGAGGTCCTGGTCACCAAGACGATGCGCGCGGTGCGGTCACGAGGCTGCAAGCGGGTCGTGTTGGGTGGCGGAGTGGCCAACAGCCGCGCCCTGCGGCGAGCGCTACAGGCGGAGCTGGGGGAGGAGGGAGAGCTGTACTATCCCTCCCCGCGTCTCGCTACCGACAATGCCGCTATGATCGCCCGCGCTGCGCGATTTCACTACGATCGCGGGGAGATCTTCGGCCTGGACCTGAACGCGGACGCGTCGCTGCCCTTTCCCGGTCTGGTGAAGGGCGGTTGA
- a CDS encoding TlpA disulfide reductase family protein has protein sequence MNRQWFWVGAIVALLLGLIGAGWVVRDRFLPVEVGTRAPDFEATTLEGKPVSLSDLQGEVVLLNIWATWCPPCREEMPSMQRLYEELGPEGLRIVAVSIDAAPGSVDSSGRPGGNVAEFAREFGLTFDIWRDPSGRIQQTYRTTGVPESFVIDRSGIIVKKDIGGVIWDTDARKDLIRRLLEQ, from the coding sequence ATGAATCGGCAGTGGTTCTGGGTTGGAGCGATCGTGGCGCTGCTACTCGGCCTGATCGGGGCGGGCTGGGTGGTGCGCGACCGGTTCCTCCCGGTCGAAGTGGGCACGCGGGCGCCCGACTTCGAGGCGACGACCCTGGAGGGAAAACCCGTCTCGCTCTCCGACCTCCAGGGGGAGGTCGTTCTGCTGAACATCTGGGCCACGTGGTGCCCGCCCTGCCGCGAGGAGATGCCCTCCATGCAGCGGCTATACGAGGAGCTCGGCCCCGAGGGGCTCCGGATCGTGGCGGTCAGCATCGATGCGGCCCCCGGCTCCGTCGATTCCTCCGGGCGTCCGGGGGGTAATGTGGCGGAGTTTGCCAGAGAGTTCGGTCTCACTTTCGACATCTGGAGGGATCCCTCGGGCCGGATCCAGCAGACCTACCGCACCACGGGAGTGCCCGAATCATTCGTGATCGATCGTTCCGGGATCATCGTCAAGAAGGACATCGGCGGCGTGATCTGGGACACTGATGCTCGCAAGGACCTGATCCGACGGCTTCTGGAGCAGTAG
- the rsmB gene encoding 16S rRNA (cytosine(967)-C(5))-methyltransferase RsmB yields the protein MASSPTRARRVALDVMRALRRGELLDRAIERHARPLDARDLAWTRELLYGTQRLRGRLDQLLARRVRGGLEALEPDVLDVLRLGVYQLLEMGGVPRYAAISQSVDLVRAAGSPRAAGLVNGVLRALERAEGEREFPDPSRDPVGYLCTWGSHPRWLVERWLARWSFAEVERLTEANNQRPELYIRPVGMTASDAQTRLQEVGVSASTVEGFPRSLRLPSGSELGTVLEAVPALVQDPAAALVVDYADVPAGATVLDLCSAPGGKTAGMAERAAFVAAADLSLARIERVRQNTERVGIADRVAMVVADGRVPPFRPVDVVLLDAPCTGTGTFRRHPDGRWRIGPTELESLVGLQRELLDAAAELVRPGGLLVYATCSLEPEENEAQVEQFLQRHPRFVRDPVPGGLDPAVITAEGDLQILPQRQGVDGAYAARLRSSD from the coding sequence ATGGCCTCGAGTCCCACCCGCGCCCGCAGGGTCGCGCTGGATGTGATGCGCGCCCTCCGGCGCGGGGAGCTGCTGGACCGGGCAATCGAGCGACACGCGCGTCCTCTGGACGCCAGGGATCTCGCCTGGACCCGGGAGCTGCTTTACGGAACGCAGCGCCTCCGGGGTCGGCTGGACCAGCTGCTCGCCCGACGAGTCCGCGGGGGCCTGGAAGCGCTCGAGCCGGACGTTCTGGACGTTCTGCGGCTGGGAGTCTATCAGCTCCTGGAGATGGGCGGCGTGCCCAGGTACGCCGCCATTTCACAATCGGTGGATCTGGTGCGGGCGGCGGGCAGCCCCCGAGCCGCGGGGCTGGTGAACGGCGTGCTGCGAGCGCTCGAGCGCGCCGAAGGTGAGCGAGAGTTTCCCGATCCCTCCCGGGATCCGGTGGGCTACCTGTGCACCTGGGGCTCGCATCCGCGCTGGCTGGTGGAGCGGTGGCTGGCTCGCTGGAGCTTTGCCGAGGTCGAGCGACTGACCGAGGCGAACAACCAGCGGCCGGAGCTGTATATCCGGCCAGTCGGGATGACCGCGAGCGATGCCCAGACACGGCTGCAGGAGGTGGGTGTGAGCGCCTCGACGGTCGAAGGCTTCCCGCGCTCGCTGCGGCTGCCGTCCGGGAGTGAGCTCGGCACGGTGCTGGAGGCTGTGCCGGCGCTGGTGCAGGATCCCGCCGCGGCGCTCGTGGTGGACTACGCCGACGTCCCGGCGGGAGCAACGGTGTTGGACCTGTGCTCCGCGCCGGGAGGCAAGACGGCGGGCATGGCGGAGCGGGCGGCTTTCGTGGCAGCCGCCGATCTCTCGCTGGCGCGGATCGAGCGTGTGCGCCAGAACACCGAGCGCGTGGGCATTGCGGACCGCGTCGCGATGGTGGTGGCGGACGGTCGGGTTCCGCCGTTTCGCCCTGTGGATGTGGTTCTTCTCGACGCGCCCTGCACGGGTACGGGAACGTTCCGTCGGCACCCGGACGGGCGTTGGCGCATCGGACCCACGGAGCTGGAGAGCCTTGTCGGGCTCCAGCGGGAGTTGCTCGATGCCGCGGCCGAGCTGGTTCGACCTGGAGGGTTGCTGGTTTATGCAACCTGCTCTCTGGAGCCGGAAGAGAACGAGGCTCAGGTCGAGCAGTTCCTCCAGCGGCACCCGCGCTTCGTCCGCGATCCGGTACCGGGCGGCCTCGATCCGGCAGTAATCACGGCCGAGGGCGACCTGCAGATATTACCTCAGCGGCAGGGCGTGGACGGCGCCTACGCCGCGCGCCTGCGGAGCTCTGATTGA